In Amphiura filiformis chromosome 1, Afil_fr2py, whole genome shotgun sequence, the following are encoded in one genomic region:
- the LOC140150933 gene encoding uncharacterized protein, which produces MLTMAFWKRRSGTFEPRKFGSKNCKYGAYYLGKMETDGESGLDCTLKTVNNMYKNYKQSKGKNAQRMVVEVAREGVIMCNEASSPPNGVSNGSKTLLPVVDISFGTAVPGHDKVFAVVVRTQPTPGSCRWYCHGFLCDSPSVARDLTLLLVKAFQRASAAGEIDQPTSVDEATRQSKPTTLHILHERGRLEHQKLHKSKSTPAVSAIRVTLNVEYKKPPVQEQPKPKSKAKGKKSKEVVDGNRAFAEALAKRDFEKDKLGLLDKPVKKREGGTTATSSSSSAATSSTHVPLRRSKSDSEALKAGMAKLADDKENLDLSSESDKDNISDNDSSTHNGSSELEDDEQEIVVAINPLMSILKNPASPLKAGSTTTVAFRGEVSSPRSESDDEESPDKDGSKRAKRKSVRFSEDFAVIPDS; this is translated from the coding sequence ATGTTAACCATGGCGTTTTGGAAGAGACGAAGTGGTACTTTTGAGCCGCGTAAATTCGGTTCCAAAAACTGCAAATATGGTGCTTATTATTTGGGTAAGATGGAGACGGACGGCGAAAGTGGATTGGATTGTACACTCAAAACTGTGAATAATATGTACAAAAACTACAAGCAATCGAAGGGCAAAAATGCCCAGCGAATGGTGGTTGAGGTAGCACGTGAAGGAGTCATTATGTGTAATGAAGCCTCGAGTCCTCCTAATGGAGTATCCAATGGCAGCAAAACACTCCTACCAGTTGTGGATATATCCTTTGGAACAGCTGTTCCTGGACACGACAAGGTATTCGCAGTAGTTGTACGTACTCAACCCACCCCAGGTAGTTGCAGGTGGTATTGTCATGGTTTCCTATGCGACTCACCTTCCGTTGCTAGAGATCTTACATTGCTGTTGGTGAAAGCCTTCCAAAGAGCTTCTGCTGCAGGAGAAATCGACCAACCAACTTCTGTTGATGAAGCTACAAGACAGAGTAAGCCTACCACATTGCATATATTACACGAGAGAGGAAGGCTTGAACATCAAAAACTTCACAAATCAAAATCGACACCAGCTGTGTCTGCAATTAGGGTGACATTAAATGTTGAGTATAAGAAACCACCTGTACAAGAACAGCCAAAACCAAAGTCTAAAGCCAAAGGAAAGAAAAGTAAGGAAGTTGTCGATGGCAACAGAGCATTTGCCGAAGCTCTTGCAAAACGTGATTTTGAAAAAGATAAACTAGGTCTTCTTGACAAACCAGTTAAAAAGCGAGAAGGTGGTACAACTGCTACGAGTAGTTCTTCCAGTGCTGCAACTAGTAGTACACATGTTCCATTGCGGAGGTCAAAGAGCGACAGTGAAGCACTCAAAGCAGGCATGGCAAAACTTGCAGATGACAAAGAAAACTTAGACCTGTCTTCTGAAAGTGACAAAGACAATATCAGTGACAATGATAGCAGTACTCATAATGGTTCTTCAGAACTGGAAGATGATGAACAAGAGATTGTCGTTGCTATCAATCCATTGATGTCAATTCTGAAGAATCCTGCAAGTCCTTTAAAAGCAGGGAGTACAACAACTGTAGCATTCAGGGGTGAGGTCTCGTCACCAAGGAGTGAAAGCGATGATGAAGAATCACCAGATAAAGATGGTTCTAAAAGGGCAAAAAGAAAATCTGTACGATTCTCTGAGGACTTCGCGGTTATTCCCGATTCTTGA